In the Euphorbia lathyris chromosome 5, ddEupLath1.1, whole genome shotgun sequence genome, one interval contains:
- the LOC136230295 gene encoding xyloglucan endotransglucosylase protein 6 — MSVLVGFFLVGLIIVGSVSSARFDELYQPTWAPDHFLYEGELLRMKLDNYSGAGFNSKSKYMFGKVTVQIKLVDGDSAGTVTAFYMSSDGPNHNEFDFEFLGNTTGEPYLVQTNVYVNGVGNREQRLNLWFDPTKDFHSYSILWNQHQVVFLVDETPIRLHTNMENKGIAFPKDQAMGVYSSIWNADDWATQGGRIKTDWTHAPFVASYKGFEIDGCECPVTVAAVENAKKCSSSNGERKYWWDEPTLSDLNVHQSHQLLWVKANHMVYDYCTDSTRFPATPAECVHHHH; from the exons ATGTCTGTGTTAGTCGGATTCTTTCTTGTGGGTCTAATAATTGTGGGTTCGGTTAGCTCCGCAAGATTCGATGAGTTATATCAACCAACCTGGGCTCCTGATCATTTTCTCTACGAAGGAGAGCTTCTGAGGATGAAGCTCGATAATTATTCTG GTGCTGGTTTCAATTCCAAAAGCAAATACATGTTTGGGAAAGTGACCGTACAGATTAAGCTTGTGGATGGCGACTCTGCCGGAACTGTTACTGCTTTCTAT ATGTCATCGGACGGTCCAAATCACAACGAGTTCGACTTCGAGTTCCTGGGTAACACCACAGGCGAACCTTACCTGGTTCAAACCAATGTCTACGTTAATGGCGTTGGTAACAGAGAGCAAAGGTTGAACCTTTGGTTTGACCCTACAAAGGATTTCCACTCTTACTCTATTCTCTGGAATCAACACCAAGTTGT ATTTCTAGTGGATGAGACACCAATAAGACTGCACACAAATATGGAAAACAAGGGAATAGCATTCCCAAAGGATCAGGCAATGGGAGTATACAGTTCAATATGGAATGCAGATGACTGGGCAACACAGGGTGGGCGTATAAAAACAGATTGGACACATGCACCCTTCGTAGCATCATATAAGGGATTTGAAATAGATGGGTGTGAATGCCCAGTTACAGTAGCAGCAGTTGAGAATGCTAAGAAATGTAGCAGCAGCAATGGTGAAAGAAAGTACTGGTGGGATGAGCCAACATTGTCTGACCTCAATGTGCATCAAAGCCATCAGCTGTTGTGGGTTAAGGCTAATCATATGGTGTATGACTACTGCACTGATTCTACTAGGTTTCCAGCCACTCCTGCTGAGTGTGTGCACCATCACCACTAG